gttttcgccaggcataatgggacccatctcgtccaaaaagttgactcaagtttgccaaaaagcacctggatgatcatcaagattcttggaagaacgttctatggacagatgattcaaaagtataactttttggacgacgtggttccagtaatgcctggcgaaaaccaaactctgcattccacagtaagaacatcataccaaaggtcaagcatggtggtggtggtgtgatggtttggggatgctttactgcctcaggacctggacgacttgccttaatagaaggaaccatgaattctgctctgtatcagagaattctaatggagaatgtcagaccatccgtctgtgaagctgaagcgcagctgggtcatgcagcaagacaatgatccaaaacacgcaatcaagtctacatgaaaattgctaaaaagcaacaaattggaagttttggaatggcctagtcaaagtccagacctaatcccaattgagatgttgtggcaggacttgaaacgagcagttcatgcttgaaaacccacacgtcactgagttaaagcagttctgcatggaagagtgggccaaaattcctccacagcgacatgagagactgatcaacaactacaggaagcatttggttggagtcattgcagctaaaggtggcacaaccagttattgagtgtaagggggcaattactttttcacacaggggaattgggtgttgcataactttgtttatgaaataaatatgtaattgttgtgttatttgttcacttatgttccctttatctaatattaggttttggttgaagatctgataacattcagtatcacaaatatgcaaaagtagagaaaattagaaagggggcaaatactttttcatagcactgtatatgccCAAATGTTCAGCACAATCCTCACAATCCTATTGCAGTTGGTTGCCTTACAATTGTAAATTGAATAGAAATAATTACAGTGTACTTAATGGTCTAATTATTTTCTCCATCCCTCATTTATCTCGCTTTCCTTTCTTTCCCCCTCTGCATTCCTCTCACTTTCCCCCTGCCTCTCCAACTTCTCAAGTCCAGCCTTCCTCTCCTATTTATTTACCCTCCCAccatccctcctcttcccctttaCGCTTCATCCTCTCTCACTCTTCTTCCTGTTGCCGTCTACGTTTCTGTGCGTTTTTACAGCCTATTCACTTTTCTCTCTCCAGTCTATCGCCCCATTCCTTGCTCCTCCCCTGGCTTTTATACTATTTCGCGGGAATCTTTTTAAACTCCGTATCCCACCTAAAAAAAAATCAAGTTGTCTTCACTTTTGATTTCTTTGGCTTATCGGAAATGATGATGTCAAGGCAATATCCCATCTGAAATGCCATCCAGTGTGTCTCCGGACGCCTGAATCCGCACATAGATTTGGTAAAAGCAATTTTCTGTATATTTCCTCTAGTATTGGTCCAAGTTAGTGGGTGTGTGTTCTTGCACAGGgggtgtgtgtctgagagagagagagagagagagagagagagagagagagagagagagagagagagagagagagagagagagagagagagagagagaggagagagagagagagagagagagagagagagggagaggtgagggagggtGTGTAGCCCACGGTGATATacgcgagagagggagaggtgagggagggtGTGTAGCCCACGGTGATATACGCAACACAATCCTGTGGTCACTGGTCTTAACCAATGATTGATTGGTCTCAACCTGAGAATCAATAGTTGATCAACAGTTTGCAAACAACGTCCAGCTCCACGGGGAACTGTCACAGGTGAGTTACGACTTTTATTATAGCCTGTATTCAGAAGTTAGGAGAGATCTTCGAAGTGCTGTGAGTTGTGGTCCGTGTAAATTGAACCGTTGTAGGTCTATTGCCTATTTTATGTGTTTTTCTTTTATTTCTAGCCGCAGTGAATTGTGACTGGGCTAATCCATTTCTTCTTCGAGTGAAGTTCTAAATATTTGTCATGAATTAGCCCAGGGATTCAGCAACATGAGACAAATAATATAAAAACTGTTTTAAATTACACTTTTAGAGAAAACAATTACGTGTATACCTTTGCATACTCATAGGCCAATCAATTGTAAAATGTTGGTTTCTGGCCCCAGTGGCGGGTGTTTTGCAGTTCGTGGTGTTCTTTCTGGGCAAGTTTGAATAGAATTGATTAGTGTTTTACGCGCCAGTTATTGACTTGTCATTATCTCAATGAGTCGGTGTGTGTTGTCTGGACTGTCCTCTGATCCTTATTCGCCACCAAAGGACAATAAACTGGTCAACCGGTGCCGAACAACGACCTCCAATTCTGTCTCACAGCATTATATGATGTGTGTAGGCTATCAGACACAGAATAAAGATAGACACAGGATAATTATGAGATAAGTGGGTATAGGTCTTTGACTTTGATCATATTGCATTGTGTAAGCAACAAGGCCAAGGTCAGATGTACATACCTATTTGTAGTCTATGTAAACAAACAATGAATGGAGTCAAAATATGTTTAATACTATCATATCGATCTCATTGAATATCAGACCTGATTGCATGGTATTgcaatttgagagtggttacatttctgcAGCCCAATCCCTCATCTTATCAGTCAGGCGTTTCGAAATCACAGATTTAGCCTTTAATGCATGTTATTGACAAATGTTTGAGAGTTGCAATTGGCAGAACACAGAGAAGAAACATTTCACCAAGAGTGTGATACTGTCCAGAATGTGAGAAGAATGTGAGGAGGTTCTGATAATTTGTCAAAGTGGAAAATGGGTTCTTGCCAGTTGCCTATCATTAACAAATGTTGACACCTCAGTTCCCATAGCACTTAAAACTTTATTTTCTTTCCACAGTGCCGTGCATTTCAAATGTTCCTTGCTTCATGCATTCCTAGCGAATCCTTTGGTTCTATCAATAGCATGCTTCCAGTTAGAATACCCGCTTTGGGTGAAGGCCTTGTCTGCGTTAGCATTGGACCCAATACAGAACTTTTGACATGGGAACCGAAATGCTGCATCTGTAATAACCGAGTATTGCAGCCACTCTCATCCTATGAAACAGTTGCTATTAATTGAACGTTTTTGGACAGAAAGCCTGCAGCTAGGGTAGGATTCTAGGCTAACCTGGGCTGGCTTCTCTGTTCCAAGATCATCAGGAACAGGTGGAGGGggctgtggagccattatcctGGTGGCACTTGTGGAAGGGGGAGTAGGCTCTTCAAGCGGAGCATCATCGCTGCTGTGCTTGGCGGCGGCGGCCTCTGGTTTCGTTTCTGATATCCATCGTGGCAGTGGCAGATTATCTGGTTAGCGCTAAATAGGCTAATAACACTAACACCTTTTACAACTAGCAAAGAAGCTAACTAAACTCTGTAGTGGTGGGGCTTTAACTGCAAACTTGACCCCTTCCTTATAAATCTAAATCAAATATTACAGGTGGAGGCATATCACGTTATTTACCTAGCCTACCACAGATGAGAAGCGTTTTTTCTCGCTTTTTATGGAAACCCAAAGGAGTCATACCTAACCGCCAAGTGGCTTTCCATagcccacctacacacacacacacacacacacacactctgcgtTGCGCACAGCGCAGCGGAGATAGAGATTTTGcgccaacctgtcactcaatTTGAACTTTCTTGCTATTTTTATATAGAGACATAAAACGGAAGTGGCACAACTTTCAACTGAGGGGGCTAAGACTCCTTTTGCCCCTTCGTGGAGCCAGGCCCGTAAGCAGAGGTGTTTTATGGAGATCCAAATATCCTATGCTTTTTCATTTGGAACATAGGCGCATACAGACACCGCTTGGCTTCATTGTAACCGCGAAGCGGCCATGGTGCGCTCGCATATGGGGCTCAGCCAGAACTCTTACTTTTGTAACTTAATGAAAACATTTTAACAATGTGAGTTAACTGATTTGAAGTTGGGAAAATAGATGGCAAAAATGCAGAATGGTGATAAATGCCTGTAAAGAGCTTTGGGAGGAAAAGTATTTCACAGATTTAATCATGTAATATTAGGCCTACTGATTATTTCTCACTATCTACTTGCGAGCTACTCATTGACAGCCCACGAGCTACTGGCATTCACTGACATTCAGTTTTCTGCTAAGGTGCAACCTTTGGTAGGTTGATGGAAGGCACTACAGTGAAGCCTAATTTGACATGCTGTGCTGATCATGGTTCTTACAGGCAaagtgaaatgatacaatgaattTGCTTGTGGTGCACGCAGCTCAAATGATATGTAACAACACTATCGGACATATGTAACAACAGCACAACAaaatagcttagtggttaagagcgttgtgccagtaaccgaaaggtcgctgattctaatccccgagccgactaggtgagaaatctgtcgatgtgcccttgagcaaggcacttaatcctaattgctcctgtaagtcgctctggataagagcgtctgctaaatgacgtaaatgtaaatgtataatgcaGCGATAATGAGAATCCAGTGGGAGAGATTACTTTGTAATGTTGTTTGTTCCCTGGGTATAAACTCTGTCCTTGCTCTAGTATGTGTTCCTCCTCTATTTGGACACATATTATCCATCCATTCTCTCAGCCTTTCCTATATAACATTATGCACATGGAGAACTTGGTCTCTTGTTAAAGACTCCGTCTAGACCACTGTATTAATCActctcttttccccctcaggatgtTGCAAGAGGGACTCTCCCATTGAATTCACTGCTGGAGAACAGTCCTGATGATGGTGTCAGGGACAGGGTGGATTCTCTTCTGCCTCTTTCTACTGGGGGAGAGAACAGCAAGTAAGCGAaacaagacatttacatttttgtcatttagcagatgctcttatccagatcgacttacagttagtgcattcatcttaagatagctaggttgAACAACCACATATcgcagtcatagtaagtacatttttcctcaataaagtagctgtcagcaaagtcagtgctagtgggGGGGTGTTATGGGGGTGTGCtatgggattatttaagatattaTTTGAAGAAGTAGGAGACAGTTATAGAGGTACTATTAATTCTACGGGATGTTTCCATACTGAATAGGTCAACTTTACTACTTTGTCTCAAAAGTACCTCCCAGAGTGACTTTGCTTTCAAGAGCTATGTCTCAAAGGTCAGACTTTAGTTTAGCAAAGTGAAAGTGGAATATTCAGAGACTAAAGAAAACGGTTGAAAGTTCAGTAGGGGGGCATTCCCCAGTTAGCTCTGTTCAGTCCGAGAACATCAAGCTGTCTTTTAGTAATAGTGGGCCAACATCCACTTCCAGGAATAAGAGAGCAAGAACCAGAGACATACTGAGACGTAGACAGAGAGGCTGAGTGAGAGGGCTTGTCTGAGAGCAGAGCAGTCGAGTGGAGCAGTAGAGTGTTTATGTGGGGGATTGACAGAGACTTGTTGCTCCTGTTTGTCAGTGAGAGCAGAGAGTCTGCTGATGTGCATGTGCTGCTGACCCCATCCATCCTGCATATTACCAAACCTCATTCCTAGTTCGGATGGTCTCTCTGTATTGTCTTTTTTAGGGACATCAAGTGTTTTGTTTCTCCCTTCAGGGACCCAATCTATATTAGTTTGTCCTCATTGTTCCCTGTAAACAGAGTATACAGCCGTAGCTTCATCTTGAGTGACCTCTGGTTGTCTGTGCAACTGTGTAGTTGACGGTGGGGAGGTGCAGTGCTCTCTGTCTCCAGCGGGGGCGCTCCACCCTGTGCGGGGGCTGTTGGAGCGCTTTGAGGCTGGCCCGGGCTGTGCAGCCAGAGAGAGCGGGGAGAAAGAGACCCATGTGATCGCTGTGGGGAGAGCGACACGCAGCCCTGACAAACAGGTGCCCCTTCTCTGTTCCTCACAATAGGACACACCCACAATCACACACCCAATACGTTGCGTCTGCCTTCCCTGACCCCATCTCTTCCCTTCTAGGTGACTGTGCTCCTGaggcccctgtctctgtctcgtcCCCCCCATCAAACTCTCATCCTGGTACTGAGCTCCAAGCAGCCAGTGAGCTGGTGGTTGGAAGCCGAGAGACTACCCCCGGATCTGCCTGTGCTGGTGCAGGTCAgtctgtgcgtgcgtgtttgtgtggtgtgtgtacctCTTTTAGTAATTAATCTTTCATTCaacccccaataaaaaaaaaaaaagagaatagTTGCTTCCTCCCGTGAGGAACTGATAAAAGTACTAACccctccagtgtgtttgtgtgtatgtctgtgcaaGTGGGTTGTTTTAGAAACATAGTAATAGAAACATCCATTTGTGGGGGCCTATGTGTTatcatgtctctctctgtaaccacaGTGTCCCTCTATGCCCCAGGTCTCTCCTAACTCTACAGTGCAGCCCTACAGTCTGGCAGTGCGGGTGCAGCCAGTGCCCTCTCTGCCTTTCCGCCCGCGAGCTCTGCTGCGCTGGGCACTGCATCGCCATGGCTCCCtgtcctccctcacacacacagccagtgcCAACCGTGTCTACGTCCGCGTGGGAGAGGGTGAGCcagccccccacacacacacacatacaactaaTACACAACCCTGGTttttgtgtctttctctctccctttccaacCAAGTCTCCCCTCTGCCCTCCAGATACCACCATGCCCAGCGTGTGCCAACTGCAGTCTCTGTTCCTGTCACACAActacctgacctctgacctgcaGCCACAGGAAGTGCAGGGCTGTGCTCCAGTTGGCGGAGGCGACCCAGAAGTACATGTCATCAAGCTCCATTCAGCAGGGTCAGGGCTTTGTGGGTAAGTTTAGGACGTCTCCAGCATGTGAATAAAATCATGTGAAGAATATCAATCTCTGAAGCTGTTCAAGTAATACAATGTTCAGGTATTGGGTTATCCGGTAATCAGTTTCAAAGCATTTTCTCCCACTCCATGCCTTTCAGTGacctgtctctccctctatcccagctctctgcaggtggaGGTGACTGTCTCTCTGGTGCCCCCGGTGGCCAACGCTGGTTGGCACAAGCTGGTGCTGATCCTCAGTAGTGCCGTTCCAGTCAACTGGGCTCTCACAGTCCCAGGGCTCCGGGGACACATCTCTGTCTATGTGAGGACCCTATCCAGTAAAACTTGACACATTATGGTATTTTTCCTATCATGTGGGCTAGAATGGGTCCTTCACCTGTTCTGGAGTTTGGTATAAAAGTCATAAAAGGGATATAAGTACAAAATTATGATGGACAAAATAACTAAATACATTAAAGGAGCAATACAATCATTGAGTGAAGGCCAAGCTGAACGTGAGTTCAAAATATCAATGGACATATCTCTCAGGTTATCTTGTTGTTAAATAAACCCATTCAACTTGGCTTTGACGGGGCTTGTCAGGTTATCTTGTAACAGAAACatcccttctttttttttttggacCATTTCTCTCTTGTTCTTTCATCTCAGTCCTCCAACAGTGTGTCCCCACTCTACCCTCCGGAGCCTGACCTGACACTGACTAGCATGCTCACCTCTGACCTCTCTACCACCCATGACCTTTTGAGCTGGGCCAATCAGAGTGGCTTCCCCAAAGTGGCCTCATACACAGAGGCTGACCTGGCCAATCGCTTTGTGATCAGACTGGCTGGGGGAGGGACAGGTCAggacctgtgtgtgtctcttgtgTCTCTCATTGTGTGAGTGCACTGGATGGTTTATTTTGTGTTTCCTAACAGTGTGTTGGTGTTTCTCGTAATTCATTATGTTGTCTCCCTATATTGAAGGTCATGTTATCTCTAAAAAGGTGCTattctatgtccctctctctctctttctctccctctcgtccTCCCCACAGAAGGTGGCCCCCCTGTGCGTATGCTGGGCAGCAGGCCCCCGTGGGTCCAGGAGCGCAGGCTGAGACAGTGGCTCAGTGGGGGAGGAGGAATGGCCAGTTGGGGCTGGGAGGCCATCAGTGTGCAGTGTCATGACGGACGACTCAACGTGGCCGTGGACAGACACGTTCTGCAGGTCACTTTCACTATGTGGTTGTACTGGTAGTTTAACGTGTTAGCCTGCTAGCGAGGTTATGGCATACAAAtaccaatatactgtatgtagaccTACAGTGTATTGTAggttcttattttttattttatgatGGTACTTAGTGTAGTTTTTGTGATGCTCTCTTTCACACAGACCCTGTCTCTCCCGGTGTCGGAGGTGACACTGCAGGATCCTCAGTGCCTGGCCCAGTCCAACAGCAGCCATTTCCTGTTGGCATTCCCGGTCATTTCCTGTGGGACTGAGGGGCTGCTGCAGGGAGAGCCCAGAGGGGTGCAGTACAAAAATGCGGTAAGACAGAGAGGTGGTTTAAAGGGGTAAAATATCTGCAGAGAACATTTAACATGTTCTGTGAGATGTTTCTGCAATGTTTGTGTCTCACCATGTTTTTGGGAGGTTCAACATTGAGTCCAAAAGGGTCATGGAACCATGAGTCTGGGTGCAGACGTTTACCAGTGATTCTGTGCTAAACACAGTCAGCAGAAAATAGAGCAGAGCTGTGTAATAGGGACGTCCGGCAGCCTCATCACAGAGGCAGATCTGATGGGGAGAGAGCAGGGATGGGCTTCCCttaggtggggggagagagggacatgGAGGTCACTATGGAGCCCctcactatgtgtgtgtgtgtgtctgtatctgtgtgtgagtttgagagagatacacagtagaaaggcagaggaagagaggagtagaaGAGCAGTGCTGCAATTGTGTTGTTGGTTAGTGTGATCTGAAGTGCCCCTGAGGGTTATGTAAGTAGTCTGTCTTATCTCCCCCAGGCGCCACATGGGTGACCGAGGTCAGAGTGTCCGGAACACTGCTGATCAGCCTGACTGTAGCTAGGCCTGCGGACGGGAGTGTGGGAGCTgggggctggagggagggagggtagtggGAGTGGTGGAGGTCTGGGAGGAAagggagcaggagaggagggagggaggcagtgaGACAGACGTGTAGCATGTGAATGAACTACGATCTACTAATATATCTACTGACGTCTCTCACTGCTCTAGTGTATCAACTCTTACTTACAGTAtattacttgtcatgttttgtgtctATCCATCCTCTCAGGTGTTGCTATGGAGAAACAAGCCTCTGGTTGCCGTGGGCAATGAGACAGACAAGGATCCCACAGAGTGGACTCCACTGGTCATACATGTGAGATGATAtagcgtgtgtgtttgtttgtgtgtgttgtccaATTTCACTCCAtattagtgagagagagagagagagacatgtatatCTATGCTTGTCCTTATCATTCCAtacatctccctctcttttccatTGTCCTCTTAGTTCAGCTGTTTGGCTGCAGTCCCCAGCGCCCCCAGCCTTCCTGTGGAGCAGCCCGCTCTACAGGGGCCGGGGCCTCTccccagggccagggccagggccggcCCACTGGTCTCACTGCAGCTGTTTGTTACAGAGGGCTATGAGCAGAGGCAGACCGGTCCTTGTGCCATCACTGCTGACAACCATGTCTATGTGGAGGTCAGTttgcctggctgtgtgtgtgtgtgtttaattgtgtgtatgtctgcctgtctgctgaTGTAGCTCCTGCTGCAAGAGCTACTTGTGTTTCTCCCTCTGCTAGTCTTCTACAGTATCAGCTGCCTCAAGGCCAGAGCAGACTTCCTCCAGAAGGCTATTATAATCACATCTAGATATGTCACAATAAGGCCCTTCTGTAAGAGCTCTGTAGCCCTGCTATTACAGCAGTAGAGCACAGCAGGTCGTAGTTGGTAGCTAACACTTTACTTAACAGAGTACTACAAAGTACTAGTGTAATTACAATACTTATTACACTCTACTTATAACATATCAGCACAGTAATAAGACCATGGTAAAGTAATGTGTTACCCATATTTTCTCTGACTGTTTTTGCCAAGCTTTCAGCCAAGGGGGCCATCGGTGGGGGTGTGGATGTGCGGTCCTGTATAGTGTCTCCTCTATCGGACCCCCGCGTGTCCCCTGGCTGGTCAGTCATTAGAGACGGCTGCTCCACTGACTCCTCACTGACACTCAGCAAAATGACACATGAccaagaggatgaggaggaagaggaggatgatgaggaatattatgaagaggaagaggaggtaccTAGAGGCCTGTCGTTCAGGCATCCAGGAAGGGCTTGGAGGAACAAAGCAGGATTGGCAACAGGACTGAGACAAAGAGAACACGgtgggaagaggggaagaggaggacgagCCAAAaggaaggagagcgatggaggagaggaggaccagATAAACAGACTGAGGTTCAGTTTTGTCCTTCGGCCCATCTACAACAACTCTGTCCAGTTCCTGCACTGTAGCATCCGTCTGTGCGGCCCTGAGTCAGTGACTCCAACGGCCATGACACAGAGTGGCTGTCCGAATCCCTGGGGCCTCCGAATCCCTGCCCTCGTATCTAAACTACCCAGCCAACAGGTACAGTACATGTTCTATATTTATAATGGCTAGTAGTATTAATGACTAATAGTAATGActtaccctcctctctcttctgttagTGTGAGTACAGAAACCTCTCCAGACCCATGCTGGTCAATCAGCCTGTTGGTGCGGCCAGACAGCTGGCGCCACCTGCTGGTGAGTAGTAGATGGTCAATGGTCAGGCCCACCTCCTGTGGGCCtgaagtacattttacattttagtcatttagcagacgctcttatccagagcgacttacgtgagcaattagggttaagtgccttgcttaagggcacattgacagatttttcacctagtcggatcagggattagaaccagcgacctttcggttactggcacaacgctcttacccactaagctacctgccgcccaagtaGTTCACTTTCACTCTGTGTAAAGGGGTGTTTCTCTCTTTTTatccaactctctctctttctctctctaggtcaGAGAGGTCAAATGCCCAGTGTGGTTCAACTGCCCAAGCCTACACCAGCCCACAGCAGTAAGTAACtgtaaccttaaccctagcctcaaccataaccctagcttcatgtccacaccctggctcaaccctaaccctagcttcatgtccacaccctggctcaaccctaaccctagcttcatgtccacaccctggctcaaccctaaccctaaccctaaccataatatCAACTCCTGGATGTTCCTATATGTGTGTATTATCACAACAGTGATATTAACTGTGATTTGGCATAACTACTACTTTTCCCTCCCATGTTTTTCCCTCCCAGGCTCTGGGGTAGAGACAGGCTCAGTGTTGGGGATTGTGTTTGTTGCGTTCCTTATGGGCATCAGCCTGATGGGGGCGCTGTGGTGCATCTACTCTCACACAGGTAAACACACAGGCCAGGTCCTAAGGTCTATCTCCTGGACCAAAGGCCAAAATACTGAGCTATGCCACCATATTCACAAATAAACAGAGAACATTCTATacctgctgctactgtttatctgtcactttatttctagttatatgtacagtaccagtcaaaagtttggacacacctattcattcaagggtttttctttatttctactattttctacattgtagaataatagtgaagacatcaaaactataaaataacacatatggaatcatgtagtaaccaaaagtgttaaacaaaacaaaatagattttagattcttcaaagtagccaccctttgctttgatgacagctttgcacaatcttggcattctctcaaccagcttcatgaggtagtcacctggtatgcatttcaattaacaggtgtgccttgttaaaagttaatttgtggcatttctttccttcttaatgcgttttagacaatcagttgtgttgtgacaaggtaggggtgggtatacagaagatagccctatttggtaaaagaccaatatcatattatggcaagaacagctcaaataagcaaagagaaatgacaatccatcattactttaagacatgaaggtcaatacggaacatttcaagaactttgaaagtttcttcaagtgcagtcgcaaaaaacatctagcactatgatgaaactggctctcatgaggaacgccacaggaaaggaagacccagagttacctctgctgcagaggataagttcattagagttaactgcacctcagattgcagcccaaataaatgcttcacagagttcaagtaacagacacatctcaacatcaactgttcagaggagactgcgcgaatcaggccttcatggtcgaattgctgcaaagaaaccactactaaaggacaccaataagaagaagagacttgcttgggccaagaaacacgagcaatggacattagaccagtggaaatctgtcctttggtctgatgagtccaaatttgaggttttggttccaaccgccgtgtctttgtgagacgcagtaggtgaacggatgatctctgcatgtgtggttcccaccgtgaagtgtgggggtgctttgctggtgacactgtctgtgattcatttagaattcaaggcacacttaaccagcatggctaccacagcattctgcagcgatacgccatcccatctggtttgcgcttagtgggaatatcatttgtttttcaacaggacaatgacccaacacacctccaggctgtgtaagggctatttgaccaagaaggagagtgatggagtgctgcatcaga
This sequence is a window from Coregonus clupeaformis isolate EN_2021a chromosome 7, ASM2061545v1, whole genome shotgun sequence. Protein-coding genes within it:
- the LOC121569438 gene encoding transforming growth factor beta receptor type 3 isoform X2; amino-acid sequence: MMVSGTGWILFCLFLLGERTAIDGGEVQCSLSPAGALHPVRGLLERFEAGPGCAARESGEKETHVIAVGRATRSPDKQVTVLLRPLSLSRPPHQTLILVLSSKQPVSWWLEAERLPPDLPVLVQVSPNSTVQPYSLAVRVQPVPSLPFRPRALLRWALHRHGSLSSLTHTASANRVYVRVGEDTTMPSVCQLQSLFLSHNYLTSDLQPQEVQGCAPVGGGDPEVHVIKLHSAGSGLCGSLQVEVTVSLVPPVANAGWHKLVLILSSAVPVNWALTVPGLRGHISVYSSNSVSPLYPPEPDLTLTSMLTSDLSTTHDLLSWANQSGFPKVASYTEADLANRFVIRLAGGGTEGGPPVRMLGSRPPWVQERRLRQWLSGGGGMASWGWEAISVQCHDGRLNVAVDRHVLQTLSLPVSEVTLQDPQCLAQSNSSHFLLAFPVISCGTEGLLQGEPRGVQYKNAVLLWRNKPLVAVGNETDKDPTEWTPLVIHFSCLAAVPSAPSLPVEQPALQGPGPLPRARARAGPLVSLQLFVTEGYEQRQTGPCAITADNHVYVELSAKGAIGGGVDVRSCIVSPLSDPRVSPGWSVIRDGCSTDSSLTLSKMTHDQEDEEEEEDDEEYYEEEEEVPRGLSFRHPGRAWRNKAGLATGLRQREHGGKRGRGGRAKRKESDGGEEDQINRLRFSFVLRPIYNNSVQFLHCSIRLCGPESVTPTAMTQSGCPNPWGLRIPALVSKLPSQQCEYRNLSRPMLVNQPVGAARQLAPPAGQRGQMPSVVQLPKPTPAHSSSGVETGSVLGIVFVAFLMGISLMGALWCIYSHTGPELLHQPEEGACSRILTLLY
- the LOC121569438 gene encoding transforming growth factor beta receptor type 3 isoform X1 encodes the protein MMVSGTGWILFCLFLLGERTAIDGGEVQCSLSPAGALHPVRGLLERFEAGPGCAARESGEKETHVIAVGRATRSPDKQVTVLLRPLSLSRPPHQTLILVLSSKQPVSWWLEAERLPPDLPVLVQVSPNSTVQPYSLAVRVQPVPSLPFRPRALLRWALHRHGSLSSLTHTASANRVYVRVGEDTTMPSVCQLQSLFLSHNYLTSDLQPQEVQGCAPVGGGDPEVHVIKLHSAGSGLCGSLQVEVTVSLVPPVANAGWHKLVLILSSAVPVNWALTVPGLRGHISVYSSNSVSPLYPPEPDLTLTSMLTSDLSTTHDLLSWANQSGFPKVASYTEADLANRFVIRLAGGGTEGGPPVRMLGSRPPWVQERRLRQWLSGGGGMASWGWEAISVQCHDGRLNVAVDRHVLQTLSLPVSEVTLQDPQCLAQSNSSHFLLAFPVISCGTEGLLQGEPRGVQYKNAVLLWRNKPLVAVGNETDKDPTEWTPLVIHFSCLAAVPSAPSLPVEQPALQGPGPLPRARARAGPLVSLQLFVTEGYEQRQTGPCAITADNHVYVELSAKGAIGGGVDVRSCIVSPLSDPRVSPGWSVIRDGCSTDSSLTLSKMTHDQEDEEEEEDDEEYYEEEEEVPRGLSFRHPGRAWRNKAGLATGLRQREHGGKRGRGGRAKRKESDGGEEDQINRLRFSFVLRPIYNNSVQFLHCSIRLCGPESVTPTAMTQSGCPNPWGLRIPALVSKLPSQQCEYRNLSRPMLVNQPVGAARQLAPPAGQRGQMPSVVQLPKPTPAHSSSGVETGSVLGIVFVAFLMGISLMGALWCIYSHTGAPPPTRRGSLLENTNPALLDSSNSSV